Proteins from one Rickettsiales bacterium genomic window:
- a CDS encoding CheR family methyltransferase, whose product MLTATINTGTYNFYRDFLFQQSGYVLTEEKKYLLDSKLEPVLEHHDIPSVTELANRLHTLPTHILKQDVIDAMTINETFFFRDKSPFEVFERVVSEVFIKQQERTTLNFWSAACSSGQEPYSFAMVMEKISKEVKPINYKMLATDISTEIIAKAKAGIYNDFEVNRGLTDVQIASYFEKVPQGWKIRDTLKRHIEYKAGNLIRDFYAGGPFDVIMLRNVLIYFDVATKTRILEKMHRIIAPKGYLVLGAPETVMGLGDYFSPVPEFKGFYKPNH is encoded by the coding sequence ATGCTAACTGCTACCATAAATACTGGAACTTATAACTTCTATCGCGATTTCCTTTTTCAACAGTCGGGCTATGTGCTGACAGAAGAAAAGAAATATTTGTTGGATAGTAAGCTCGAACCTGTTTTGGAACATCACGATATTCCTAGCGTGACTGAATTGGCGAATCGCCTGCATACGCTCCCAACTCATATCCTCAAGCAGGATGTGATCGATGCGATGACGATTAATGAGACTTTTTTCTTTCGCGATAAATCTCCCTTTGAGGTGTTTGAAAGAGTGGTCTCTGAGGTTTTTATCAAACAGCAAGAGCGTACGACATTGAATTTTTGGTCTGCTGCATGCTCAAGCGGGCAAGAGCCTTATTCCTTCGCTATGGTGATGGAGAAGATTTCAAAAGAGGTGAAACCCATTAACTATAAAATGCTGGCGACCGATATCTCGACCGAGATTATCGCAAAGGCAAAAGCGGGAATCTATAATGATTTCGAGGTGAATCGCGGGCTTACCGATGTGCAAATTGCGTCCTATTTTGAAAAGGTGCCCCAAGGGTGGAAGATTCGGGATACTTTAAAACGCCACATCGAATATAAAGCCGGAAATCTCATTCGTGACTTTTACGCAGGTGGGCCGTTTGATGTGATCATGCTGCGTAACGTGCTTATCTATTTTGATGTAGCAACCAAGACGCGTATCTTGGAAAAAATGCATCGAATTATTGCACCGAAAGGCTATCTTGTTTTGGGCGCACCAGAGACGGTAATGGGGCTTGGAGATTATTTTTCACCCGTTCCTGAATTTAAAGGATTCTATAAGCCGAATCACTAG
- a CDS encoding CheB methylesterase domain-containing protein, with translation MTRPYPKLSLLPKVLAIGSSTGGPQALMKVLKPLYGKCHVPIIITQHMPASFTGIFASQIEEETRFESFEAKDGQALEIGKVYLAPGDYHMCFKQMLNKDVQVRLNQDPPVNYCRPAVDPMFESIGGIYPHNTLAVILTGMGQDGLEGARQIVEESNSNILLSQDKETSAVWGMPAAVAEAGLSHEILPLGQIPHKILTILGQ, from the coding sequence ATGACGCGCCCCTATCCCAAACTATCATTATTACCTAAAGTTCTGGCGATTGGGAGTTCGACGGGAGGACCACAAGCATTGATGAAAGTGCTGAAACCGTTATATGGAAAGTGCCATGTCCCCATTATTATTACCCAGCACATGCCCGCTTCTTTTACTGGTATATTTGCCAGCCAAATAGAAGAAGAAACTAGGTTCGAATCTTTTGAAGCGAAAGACGGACAAGCGCTTGAAATAGGAAAAGTCTATTTGGCGCCAGGTGATTACCACATGTGCTTTAAGCAGATGCTGAATAAGGATGTGCAGGTGAGATTGAATCAGGATCCTCCTGTCAATTATTGTCGTCCAGCCGTAGACCCTATGTTTGAATCGATTGGCGGTATCTATCCCCATAACACCTTGGCGGTGATCCTGACAGGGATGGGGCAGGATGGTTTAGAGGGGGCGCGCCAAATTGTTGAAGAGAGCAATAGCAATATACTACTTTCGCAAGATAAAGAGACAAGCGCGGTATGGGGTATGCCAGCGGCCGTCGCTGAAGCAGGATTATCGCATGAAATTTTGCCTTTAGGGCAAATTCCTCACAAAATTTTAACCATTTTAGGGCAATAA
- a CDS encoding chemotaxis protein CheW has translation MNDLVVHEDGYAEDKDGIINDYLIFHLGNQAFCIHVAQVRDVLRLQKLTHVPLSEEGIAGVMNLRGHIVTAIDARVTLGVPLSDEVEDLSVVVEFEEELYSIIVDGVRDVFTFMPDEMDTNPSILEGKLREVANGVIKRDNELIVCLDVPKLFHMVKPLAEEVET, from the coding sequence ATGAATGATCTTGTAGTTCATGAAGATGGTTATGCGGAAGATAAGGATGGTATCATCAATGATTATCTTATTTTCCACTTAGGGAATCAGGCCTTTTGTATTCATGTCGCGCAGGTGCGAGATGTGTTGCGTTTGCAGAAACTTACCCATGTGCCTTTGTCTGAAGAAGGTATCGCAGGGGTCATGAATCTTCGCGGGCATATTGTGACCGCGATTGATGCGCGTGTTACTTTGGGTGTGCCTCTTTCCGATGAGGTTGAAGATTTAAGTGTTGTGGTCGAATTCGAAGAGGAACTCTACAGTATTATTGTGGATGGTGTGCGTGATGTATTTACGTTTATGCCAGATGAGATGGACACAAACCCTTCCATTTTGGAAGGCAAATTGCGTGAGGTTGCTAATGGTGTGATTAAGCGTGATAACGAGCTAATTGTCTGCCTTGATGTGCCGAAATTATTTCATATGGTGAAGCCACTCGCAGAGGAAGTTGAAACTTAA